The Streptomyces europaeiscabiei genome window below encodes:
- the rpsQ gene encoding 30S ribosomal protein S17, protein MSENNVTETNDETRGFRKTREGIVVSDKMDKTVVVAVEDRKKHALYGKVIRSTSKLKAHDEQNAAGIGDRVLLMETRPLSATKHWRVVEILEKAK, encoded by the coding sequence ATGAGCGAGAACAACGTGACTGAGACGAACGACGAGACGCGCGGCTTCCGCAAGACTCGTGAGGGCATCGTCGTCAGCGACAAGATGGACAAGACCGTCGTCGTCGCCGTCGAGGACCGCAAGAAGCACGCCCTGTACGGCAAGGTCATCCGCAGCACGAGCAAGCTCAAGGCGCACGACGAGCAGAACGCCGCCGGCATCGGCGACCGTGTCCTCCTCATGGAGACCCGGCCGCTGTCCGCCACGAAGCACTGGCGTGTCGTCGAGATCCTCGAGAAGGCCAAGTAA
- the rpsS gene encoding 30S ribosomal protein S19: MPRSLKKGPFVDGHLIKKVDVQNEAGTKNVIKTWSRRSMIIPAMLGHTIAVHNGKTHIPVFVTESMVGHKLGEFSPTRTFRGHVKDDRKSKRR, encoded by the coding sequence ATGCCGCGCAGTCTCAAGAAGGGGCCCTTCGTCGACGGACACCTCATCAAGAAGGTGGACGTACAGAACGAAGCCGGCACCAAGAACGTCATCAAGACCTGGTCCCGTCGCTCGATGATCATCCCGGCCATGCTCGGCCACACGATCGCGGTGCACAACGGCAAGACCCACATTCCGGTGTTCGTCACCGAGTCGATGGTCGGCCACAAGCTCGGCGAGTTCTCGCCGACGCGCACCTTCCGGGGTCACGTCAAGGACGACCGGAAGTCGAAGCGCCGCTAA
- the rpsC gene encoding 30S ribosomal protein S3 produces the protein MGQKVNPHGFRLGITTDFKSRWYADKLYKDYVGEDVAIRRMMTSGMERAGISKVEIERTRDRVRVDIHTARPGIVIGRRGAEADRIRGDLEKLTKKQVQLNILEVKNPETDAQLVAQAVAEQLSSRVSFRRAMRKSMQGTMKAGAKGIKIQCGGRLGGAEMSRSEFYREGRVPLHTLRANVDYGFFEAKTTFGRIGVKVWIYKGDVKNIAEVRAENAAARAGNRPARGGGGADRPARGGRGGERGGRGRKPQQAAGAEAPKAEAPAAAAPAESTGTEA, from the coding sequence ATGGGCCAGAAGGTTAACCCGCATGGGTTCCGGCTCGGCATCACCACGGACTTCAAGTCCCGGTGGTACGCCGACAAGCTGTACAAGGACTACGTCGGTGAAGACGTCGCCATCCGTCGGATGATGACGTCCGGCATGGAGCGCGCCGGCATCTCGAAGGTTGAGATCGAGCGCACCCGTGACCGTGTCCGCGTGGACATCCACACCGCGCGTCCGGGCATCGTCATCGGCCGCCGTGGCGCCGAGGCCGACCGTATTCGTGGCGACCTGGAGAAGCTGACCAAGAAGCAGGTCCAGCTCAACATCCTCGAGGTCAAGAACCCGGAGACGGACGCTCAGCTGGTGGCCCAGGCCGTCGCCGAGCAGCTCTCCTCCCGCGTCTCCTTCCGTCGCGCCATGCGTAAGAGCATGCAGGGCACGATGAAGGCCGGCGCCAAGGGCATCAAGATCCAGTGCGGTGGCCGCCTCGGCGGCGCCGAGATGTCCCGCTCGGAGTTCTACCGCGAGGGCCGTGTGCCCCTGCACACGCTCCGCGCGAACGTGGACTACGGCTTCTTCGAGGCCAAGACGACCTTCGGCCGCATCGGTGTGAAGGTCTGGATCTACAAGGGCGACGTCAAGAACATCGCCGAGGTCCGCGCCGAGAACGCCGCTGCCCGCGCCGGCAACCGCCCGGCTCGTGGTGGCGGCGGCGCCGACCGCCCGGCCCGTGGTGGCCGTGGTGGCGAGCGTGGCGGTCGCGGTCGTAAGCCGCAGCAGGCTGCCGGCGCCGAGGCCCCCAAGGCCGAGGCTCCCGCCGCCGCCGCTCCGGCTGAGAGCACCGGAACGGAGGCCTGA
- the rplB gene encoding 50S ribosomal protein L2, whose protein sequence is MGIRKYKPTTPGRRGSSVADFVEITRSTPEKSLVRPLHSKGGRNNAGRVTVRHQGGGHKRAYRVIDFRRHDKDGVPAKVAHIEYDPNRTARIALLHYADGEKRYILAPRNLQQGDRVENGPGADIKPGNNLALRNIPVGTTIHAIELRPGGGAKFARSAGTSVQLLAKEGSMAHLRMPSGEIRLVDARCRATVGEVGNAEQSNINWGKAGRKRWLGVRPTVRGVAMNPVDHPHGGGEGKTSGGRHPVSPWGQKEGRTRSPKKASSKYIVRRRKTNKKR, encoded by the coding sequence ATGGGTATCCGCAAGTACAAGCCGACTACGCCGGGCCGTCGTGGCTCCAGCGTCGCCGACTTCGTCGAGATCACGCGGTCCACGCCGGAGAAGTCGCTGGTCCGCCCGCTGCACAGCAAGGGCGGCCGTAACAACGCCGGTCGTGTGACCGTTCGCCACCAGGGTGGCGGACACAAGCGCGCCTACCGCGTCATCGACTTCCGTCGTCACGACAAGGACGGCGTGCCGGCGAAGGTCGCGCACATCGAGTACGACCCCAACCGCACCGCGCGCATCGCGCTGCTGCACTACGCGGACGGCGAGAAGCGCTACATCCTCGCCCCGCGCAACCTGCAGCAGGGCGACCGCGTGGAGAACGGTCCCGGGGCCGACATCAAGCCGGGCAACAACCTGGCGCTCCGCAACATCCCGGTCGGTACCACGATCCACGCGATCGAGCTCCGTCCCGGTGGCGGCGCCAAGTTCGCCCGCTCCGCCGGTACCTCCGTGCAGCTGCTCGCGAAGGAGGGCTCGATGGCCCACCTTCGCATGCCGTCCGGTGAGATCCGCCTGGTCGACGCGCGCTGCCGCGCCACCGTCGGCGAGGTCGGCAACGCCGAGCAGAGCAACATCAACTGGGGCAAGGCCGGCCGTAAGCGCTGGCTCGGCGTCCGCCCGACCGTCCGCGGTGTGGCGATGAACCCGGTTGACCACCCGCACGGTGGTGGTGAGGGCAAGACCTCCGGTGGTCGCCACCCGGTCAGCCCCTGGGGTCAGAAGGAGGGTCGTACTCGCTCGCCGAAGAAGGCTTCGAGCAAGTACATCGTCCGCCGCCGCAAGACGAACAAGAAGCGCTAG
- the rplP gene encoding 50S ribosomal protein L16, translated as MLIPRRVKHRKQHHPKRRGQAKGGTTVAFGEYGIQALTPAYVTNRQIEAARIAMTRHIKRGGKVWINIYPDRPLTKKPAETRMGSGKGSPEWWIANVHPGRVMFELSYPNEKIAREALTRAAHKLPMKCRIVKREAGEA; from the coding sequence ATGCTGATCCCCCGTAGGGTCAAGCACCGCAAGCAGCACCACCCGAAGCGCCGCGGCCAGGCCAAGGGTGGCACGACGGTCGCGTTCGGCGAGTACGGCATTCAGGCCCTCACGCCGGCGTACGTGACCAACCGCCAGATCGAGGCGGCCCGTATTGCCATGACCCGCCACATCAAGCGTGGCGGCAAGGTCTGGATCAACATCTACCCGGACCGCCCGCTCACGAAGAAGCCTGCCGAGACCCGCATGGGTTCCGGTAAGGGTTCGCCGGAGTGGTGGATCGCGAACGTGCACCCGGGCCGGGTCATGTTCGAGCTGTCCTACCCCAACGAGAAGATCGCCCGTGAGGCCCTCACCCGCGCAGCCCACAAGCTGCCGATGAAGTGCCGGATCGTCAAGCGCGAGGCAGGTGAAGCGTGA
- the rpmC gene encoding 50S ribosomal protein L29 yields MSAGTKASELRELGDEELLAKLREAKEELFNLRFQAATGQLENHGRLKAVRKDIARIYTLMRERELGIETVENA; encoded by the coding sequence ATGTCGGCCGGTACCAAGGCGTCCGAGCTGCGCGAGCTGGGTGACGAGGAGCTTCTTGCGAAGCTTCGCGAAGCCAAGGAAGAGCTGTTCAATCTCCGCTTCCAGGCGGCGACCGGACAGCTTGAGAACCATGGCCGTCTGAAGGCGGTCCGCAAGGACATCGCGCGGATCTACACCCTGATGCGCGAGCGTGAGCTGGGCATCGAAACGGTGGAGAACGCCTGA
- the rplN gene encoding 50S ribosomal protein L14 — MIQQESRLRVADNTGAKEILCIRVLGGSGRRYAGIGDVIVATVKDAIPGGNVKKGDVIKAVIVRTVKERRRPDGSYIRFDENAAVILKNDGDPRGTRIFGPVGRELREKKFMKIISLAPEVL; from the coding sequence GTGATCCAGCAGGAGTCGCGACTGCGTGTCGCCGACAACACTGGTGCGAAGGAAATCCTTTGCATCCGTGTGCTCGGTGGCTCCGGTCGCCGCTACGCGGGCATCGGTGACGTCATCGTCGCCACCGTCAAGGACGCGATCCCCGGCGGCAACGTGAAGAAGGGTGACGTCATCAAGGCGGTCATCGTTCGCACCGTCAAGGAGCGCCGCCGTCCGGACGGCTCGTACATCCGCTTCGACGAGAACGCCGCTGTCATTCTCAAGAACGACGGCGACCCTCGTGGCACCCGCATCTTCGGCCCGGTCGGCCGGGAGCTGCGCGAGAAGAAGTTCATGAAGATCATCTCGCTCGCGCCGGAGGTGCTGTAA
- the rplV gene encoding 50S ribosomal protein L22, which produces MEARAQARYIRVTPMKARRVVDLIRGMDATEAQAVLRFTPQAASVPVGKVLDSAIANAAHNYDHTDASSLVISEAYVDEGPTLKRFRPRAQGRAYRIRKRTSHITVVVSSKEGTR; this is translated from the coding sequence ATGGAAGCCAGGGCCCAGGCGCGGTACATCCGCGTTACGCCCATGAAGGCCCGCCGTGTGGTGGACCTCATCCGTGGCATGGATGCCACGGAGGCTCAGGCGGTCCTGCGTTTCACTCCGCAGGCCGCGAGCGTGCCGGTCGGCAAGGTGCTGGACAGCGCCATCGCCAACGCCGCGCACAACTACGACCACACGGACGCCTCTTCGCTGGTCATCAGCGAGGCGTACGTCGACGAGGGTCCGACCCTGAAGCGGTTCCGGCCGCGTGCCCAGGGCCGTGCCTACCGGATCCGCAAGCGGACCAGCCACATCACCGTGGTCGTCAGCAGCAAGGAAGGAACCCGGTAA
- the rplW gene encoding 50S ribosomal protein L23: MATRHPSIAPKAAKAAKAARVAKAKRHATEGKNTVVTAPSKAFTDPRDVLLKPVVSEKSYALLDEGKYTFIVAPGANKTQIKQAVQAVFSVKVTGVNTINRIGKRKRTKTGFGQRAGSKRAIVTLAEGDRIDIFGGPTA; this comes from the coding sequence ATGGCTACGCGTCACCCGAGCATTGCCCCCAAGGCTGCCAAGGCCGCCAAGGCCGCGCGCGTCGCCAAGGCGAAGCGCCACGCGACCGAGGGCAAGAACACCGTCGTCACCGCGCCCAGCAAGGCGTTCACGGACCCCCGTGACGTGCTGCTGAAGCCGGTCGTGTCGGAGAAGAGCTACGCGCTCCTCGACGAGGGCAAGTACACCTTCATCGTCGCCCCCGGCGCCAACAAGACCCAGATCAAGCAGGCCGTCCAGGCGGTCTTCTCGGTCAAGGTCACCGGGGTCAACACGATCAACCGCATCGGCAAGCGCAAGCGCACCAAGACCGGTTTCGGTCAGCGTGCCGGCTCCAAGCGCGCCATCGTGACCCTTGCCGAGGGCGACCGCATCGACATCTTCGGCGGTCCGACCGCGTAA